A part of Synergistaceae bacterium genomic DNA contains:
- a CDS encoding HNH endonuclease: MLKRSKKVALLAVCVMVFGVVQPAFAWGNRTGSREGDAVAYGAGAGTAAAIGAAALIFFTGGLATPFVVGAAAVAGVAGAAGGAYYGYNVEEKSLAKDTGVLVGAGAFGAGAGVVAGAAAAAAAGGVVAGGGAVAGGAATGGAGATVTIGKIGLGTAAIGGTGGVVASQQKSSSNGYSHTPINGHGGTWAGERGNSNWIMDENTVPANKLYNPEKLTWNEINAKYRNDIKNIPYKNGEPDFSAVSVGTVKINNFTRSRPDNFRNADKIFADKLNGENNLNLSAKDIAQFRKDNNLTWHERSDMGTMDLVPREYHSLPHSGGISNVNK; the protein is encoded by the coding sequence ATGCTGAAAAGGTCAAAAAAAGTTGCGCTGCTTGCGGTGTGCGTAATGGTGTTCGGAGTTGTTCAGCCTGCGTTCGCGTGGGGAAATCGTACAGGCTCGCGGGAAGGTGATGCGGTTGCATACGGCGCGGGTGCCGGGACAGCTGCGGCAATAGGGGCGGCGGCTCTAATATTCTTCACGGGCGGCCTTGCGACTCCTTTTGTGGTTGGTGCTGCTGCTGTGGCTGGAGTTGCCGGAGCGGCCGGGGGAGCGTATTACGGTTACAACGTTGAAGAAAAATCGCTCGCAAAAGATACGGGTGTCTTGGTTGGAGCTGGCGCATTTGGTGCGGGCGCGGGGGTCGTGGCGGGAGCTGCTGCTGCTGCTGCTGCTGGCGGTGTTGTGGCGGGCGGTGGAGCTGTTGCCGGAGGAGCTGCTACGGGAGGTGCCGGTGCCACTGTTACAATCGGGAAGATCGGTTTAGGAACTGCTGCTATCGGCGGTACTGGCGGTGTTGTTGCGAGTCAGCAGAAATCTTCAAGTAATGGCTACTCTCATACACCGATTAACGGACACGGTGGAACGTGGGCAGGCGAACGCGGAAATTCAAACTGGATTATGGACGAAAATACTGTACCTGCAAACAAGCTCTATAATCCCGAAAAACTTACATGGAACGAAATCAACGCAAAGTACAGGAACGACATCAAGAATATTCCTTACAAGAACGGAGAGCCGGACTTCTCTGCGGTGTCAGTCGGCACTGTAAAGATAAACAACTTCACACGCAGCCGTCCGGATAATTTCAGGAATGCCGATAAAATTTTTGCCGACAAGCTCAACGGAGAGAACAATTTGAATCTTTCAGCAAAAGATATAGCACAGTTCCGAAAAGATAACAATCTCACATGGCACGAACGCTCAGACATGGGGACAATGGATCTAGTTCCGAGAGAATATCATTCCTTGCCTCATTCAGGCGGGATCTCAAACGTCAACAAGTAA
- a CDS encoding TRAP transporter fused permease subunit, with protein sequence MSDEITREDIAQMEADVDAVMKKYDRESNVRIWEGTPGVIVRWLSALFSLYCIYVTLFSTAMPEIRLNVFLGLIIILGYLHYPIRKSSGTLKPGISDSLSIPLTFDTTPRVNSIPFYDIILMLAGAIPFFYFAFNAESIIKLALRVTSPRNPNYMMMVTLAVMAILSAMELCRRCVGIPILCVVGALMFYAFSTVRFGKVIYDLFYSTGDGLRSTPIEVCAKYIVVFIIFGAFLERTGISTFFINLANAIAGASAGGPAKVAVISSALCGMVSGSSVGNTVTTGSVTIPMMKRTGYRPEFAGAVEAAASTGGQIMPPIMGAAAFLMAEYMGIPYSQVALKAILPAVLYFAGIYIAVHLEAKKLGLKGIPKEELPRVLSLLPKIYLLLPLIILVVMVSMNIYTMQFSAAIAIGFAILVGLLNKDERITPRKIIDALEAGGRGTITVAVACAMAGLVAGCITSTGLASELITMVVNVSGGHAFIALVLTMICCVILGMGVPTTANYCIMAATCAPILMAPAIGIEKICAHFFVFYFGIVADITPPVALAAYAGSAIAKAPPMRTAFNATKLAIGAFIVPYIFAFTPAMLFENVQPIIAITGAGAVLTNILVGLEIVLICATALLGIFGVVASLNGYLFGRMNIIMRVIICAGGLSMLVPGIVSDLIGLMLVGFVFTVQYMKGRASPAV encoded by the coding sequence ATGAGCGATGAAATTACACGTGAAGACATAGCACAAATGGAGGCAGATGTTGACGCAGTAATGAAAAAGTATGACCGCGAGTCCAACGTCAGAATATGGGAAGGGACTCCGGGCGTTATTGTGCGGTGGCTGTCGGCTTTGTTCTCGCTGTACTGCATATATGTTACTCTCTTCAGCACGGCCATGCCTGAAATACGGCTGAATGTCTTTCTCGGACTGATAATAATTCTCGGCTACCTTCATTACCCGATACGAAAATCATCCGGGACTCTGAAGCCGGGAATAAGCGACTCACTTTCAATCCCGCTGACGTTCGACACGACTCCCCGCGTGAACTCGATACCGTTCTACGACATAATATTAATGCTTGCCGGGGCTATACCGTTTTTCTACTTTGCATTCAACGCCGAGAGCATCATAAAACTTGCGCTCCGTGTAACGAGTCCCCGTAACCCGAATTATATGATGATGGTAACTCTTGCGGTGATGGCGATTTTGTCGGCTATGGAACTGTGCCGGAGGTGCGTGGGAATCCCAATACTTTGCGTTGTCGGGGCGTTAATGTTCTATGCGTTCTCGACAGTAAGATTCGGGAAAGTCATCTACGATTTGTTTTACTCGACAGGGGACGGCCTCAGAAGTACGCCTATTGAGGTCTGCGCGAAATATATTGTTGTGTTTATCATTTTCGGGGCATTCTTGGAGCGCACCGGGATTTCTACGTTCTTCATAAACTTGGCCAACGCCATAGCAGGAGCGAGCGCGGGAGGGCCTGCGAAAGTTGCGGTGATTTCGTCAGCACTTTGCGGAATGGTATCAGGCTCATCAGTCGGAAACACAGTAACAACAGGAAGCGTTACGATTCCCATGATGAAACGCACGGGGTACAGGCCGGAATTTGCCGGGGCAGTCGAGGCAGCAGCGTCAACGGGCGGACAGATAATGCCTCCGATAATGGGCGCGGCGGCGTTCCTCATGGCCGAATACATGGGCATACCCTATTCACAGGTCGCACTGAAAGCGATATTGCCGGCGGTTTTATACTTTGCGGGAATATATATCGCTGTTCACCTAGAGGCAAAGAAACTCGGCCTGAAGGGAATCCCGAAAGAAGAATTACCCCGTGTACTTTCCCTTCTGCCGAAAATATATCTGCTCCTGCCGTTAATCATTCTCGTTGTGATGGTGTCGATGAATATTTACACTATGCAGTTTTCAGCGGCCATTGCGATAGGTTTTGCGATTCTTGTGGGATTGCTGAACAAGGACGAACGAATCACCCCGCGAAAAATCATTGACGCATTAGAGGCAGGCGGGCGCGGAACAATAACGGTAGCAGTTGCGTGTGCTATGGCCGGGCTTGTTGCAGGGTGCATAACGTCAACGGGGCTTGCGTCAGAATTAATCACAATGGTAGTAAACGTATCGGGCGGACATGCGTTTATCGCGCTCGTACTCACAATGATATGCTGTGTAATTCTGGGAATGGGAGTGCCTACGACGGCAAACTACTGCATAATGGCGGCGACATGCGCCCCGATTCTGATGGCTCCTGCGATAGGGATAGAGAAAATCTGCGCACACTTCTTTGTGTTCTATTTCGGGATAGTTGCGGACATCACACCGCCTGTAGCTTTGGCGGCTTACGCTGGCTCTGCGATCGCGAAAGCTCCCCCGATGAGGACTGCCTTCAACGCGACAAAGCTGGCGATAGGGGCGTTCATTGTGCCGTATATATTCGCGTTCACACCTGCGATGCTGTTCGAGAACGTACAGCCGATAATCGCGATAACGGGCGCGGGGGCAGTGCTGACGAATATACTTGTCGGGCTTGAGATCGTGCTGATATGCGCGACGGCTCTTCTTGGGATTTTCGGGGTTGTGGCGAGCCTGAACGGGTATCTTTTCGGGCGGATGAATATCATCATGAGGGTGATAATCTGCGCGGGTGGACTGAGTATGCTTGTGCCTGGAATTGTGAGCGACCTTATCGGGTTAATGCTTGTGGGATTCGTCTTCACTGTGCAATACATGAAGGGCCGGGCGAGTCCTGCTGTGTGA
- the glmU gene encoding bifunctional UDP-N-acetylglucosamine diphosphorylase/glucosamine-1-phosphate N-acetyltransferase GlmU, which yields MSKLCVLVMAAGKGTRMKSATPKVLQPVLDRPIIDYVILSALSAGITQEDLAVLVGSGGELVESHITENFPNVKIIWQHEQLGTGHAVKTAREFWSAYETLIVLNGDLPMMKPESLKRLIASAGENDCSVITFEAENPGAYGRIIRGENSVSIVEYKDASPEQREIHEVNAGCYAFNVKSLLGIIDSITNSNAQHEYYITDALALMNDAGMSTGAFIMPESEMQGVNTQEELARVSREMRREILTHWMSEGVRIADPDTVYISADAELSHDAAIMPNVQIYGRTKIGAGSVIGSGSILTNAQIGENVHVIAYAVIENSTLKNNTKAGPFCYIRDNTCLEENSFAGKFVELKNSRIGEGSKVPHLSYMGDATLGHDVNIGAGSITCNYDGMRKNKTVIGDECFIGSNTMFVAPVEVGDRSTTAAGSVITQRVPENSLGVGRARQKNIADWSLFNHHHHKTTTEGDK from the coding sequence ATGAGTAAACTCTGCGTTCTAGTCATGGCCGCCGGAAAAGGCACACGAATGAAGAGCGCAACACCTAAAGTTTTACAGCCAGTGCTTGACCGTCCTATTATCGACTATGTTATACTCAGCGCATTATCAGCCGGAATCACTCAGGAAGATTTAGCGGTTCTTGTAGGTTCAGGCGGTGAGCTTGTCGAATCACACATTACAGAAAATTTCCCGAACGTAAAAATCATATGGCAGCATGAACAGCTAGGCACAGGCCATGCGGTGAAGACAGCCCGCGAATTTTGGTCAGCCTATGAGACTCTCATTGTCCTTAACGGAGACCTGCCCATGATGAAGCCTGAGAGCCTGAAGCGTTTAATCGCCTCAGCCGGGGAAAATGACTGCTCTGTGATAACGTTCGAGGCAGAAAACCCCGGTGCTTACGGCAGAATAATACGCGGGGAAAACTCGGTCTCAATTGTCGAATACAAAGACGCTTCCCCGGAACAGCGCGAAATTCACGAGGTCAACGCAGGATGTTACGCCTTCAATGTGAAATCACTTCTCGGAATCATAGACTCAATCACAAACAGCAACGCACAGCACGAATACTACATCACGGACGCATTAGCCCTCATGAATGACGCGGGAATGTCAACAGGAGCGTTCATCATGCCGGAGTCCGAAATGCAGGGCGTGAACACTCAGGAGGAATTAGCCCGGGTATCACGTGAAATGCGGCGTGAGATTCTGACTCACTGGATGAGCGAGGGAGTCCGAATCGCTGACCCTGACACGGTGTATATTTCTGCGGACGCTGAATTGTCGCATGACGCAGCAATAATGCCGAACGTGCAAATTTACGGGCGTACGAAAATCGGCGCAGGGTCTGTAATCGGCTCAGGCTCAATCCTCACGAACGCCCAAATCGGCGAAAATGTACACGTAATAGCCTATGCGGTAATCGAGAACAGTACACTCAAGAACAACACAAAGGCCGGGCCATTCTGCTACATTCGGGATAATACATGCCTTGAGGAAAACTCTTTCGCGGGGAAATTCGTTGAGCTGAAAAATTCGCGTATCGGAGAAGGCTCAAAAGTCCCGCACCTGTCATACATGGGAGACGCGACACTCGGCCATGATGTGAATATCGGCGCGGGTAGCATTACCTGTAACTATGACGGCATGAGGAAAAACAAGACAGTAATCGGCGATGAGTGCTTTATCGGATCAAATACAATGTTTGTGGCACCTGTTGAAGTCGGAGACAGGTCAACGACAGCGGCAGGCTCTGTGATTACGCAGAGAGTGCCGGAAAATTCACTAGGGGTAGGGAGGGCGAGACAGAAGAATATTGCGGACTGGTCATTGTTCAATCACCATCACCACAAGACTACAACGGAAGGGGATAAGTAA
- the ftsH gene encoding ATP-dependent zinc metalloprotease FtsH yields MGKVVKNLGLYLVLVLVVVTMVNTFLTPEEVQKQYDEISYSQFLKELDAGNIRVLQIRNNTVPGESSSATIQGELHSGQRFLTYGLDVSGLADKASAKGITVTVEAPQKNTWLMSLMTSLFPTLLLIGVWIYFLNNMQGGGGRIMSFGRSKAKLFLDNKPKVTFADVAGCDESKEELQEVIHFLKDPEKFKKLGARVPKGVLLVGPPGTGKTLLARAAAGEADVPFFSSSGSDFVEMFVGVGAARVRDMFEQAKKYQPCIIFIDEMDAVGRHRGAGLGGGHDEREQTLNQLLVELDGFDDTSTTILIAATNRPDILDPALLRPGRFDRHITVDRPDVKGREEILKVHMKDKVFADDVDTAVLARSTPGLVGADLENLVNEGALLAARRGHEKITMEDLEEGIERVMAGPERKSRILNERERKIIAYHETGHAIVAKILPGSDPVHKISIIPRGHAALGYTLQVPEEDRFLISKNELMNRISILLSGRVSEEIVFNDVTSGAANDLERATQTARQMVTQLGMSETIGLVKLGNKREEIFLGRDISEDRNYSEQIAYQIDKEVKAIIDTCYETAKEILTSRRALMDKIAGVLLEREVIDAEEFDRLMNEETSPDILSKEENISPAKDDTPSDSPSQPQNVSDSPEKVSDIPEIPETRVDTLPKTGRDFIA; encoded by the coding sequence TTGGGCAAGGTAGTAAAGAATCTCGGACTCTATCTCGTGTTAGTTCTTGTTGTCGTTACGATGGTCAACACGTTCCTAACACCTGAGGAAGTCCAGAAGCAGTATGACGAAATAAGCTACAGCCAGTTCCTGAAAGAATTAGACGCGGGAAATATACGGGTTCTGCAGATACGGAACAACACAGTGCCGGGGGAGTCAAGCTCGGCGACAATACAGGGCGAGCTTCACAGCGGGCAGAGATTCCTGACATACGGACTCGATGTCTCAGGGCTTGCGGACAAAGCATCGGCAAAAGGCATAACGGTTACTGTTGAGGCACCGCAAAAAAATACGTGGCTTATGTCGCTTATGACTTCACTTTTCCCGACTCTATTGCTTATCGGGGTATGGATATATTTCCTCAACAACATGCAGGGCGGCGGCGGGCGTATTATGTCGTTCGGGCGGAGCAAGGCAAAATTATTCCTCGACAACAAGCCGAAAGTAACATTTGCTGACGTTGCCGGGTGCGATGAGTCAAAAGAAGAGCTGCAAGAGGTAATACACTTCCTGAAAGACCCGGAGAAATTCAAGAAGCTGGGCGCGAGAGTCCCGAAAGGCGTATTGCTTGTAGGCCCTCCCGGTACAGGCAAGACTCTTCTTGCGCGTGCGGCGGCGGGCGAGGCTGATGTTCCGTTCTTCAGCTCAAGCGGGTCAGATTTCGTTGAAATGTTCGTTGGAGTCGGGGCGGCAAGAGTCCGGGACATGTTCGAGCAGGCGAAAAAGTATCAGCCCTGTATCATATTCATTGACGAGATGGACGCGGTTGGTCGGCACAGGGGAGCGGGACTCGGCGGAGGCCATGACGAACGGGAGCAGACATTGAATCAATTGCTTGTTGAGCTTGACGGGTTCGACGACACTAGCACAACGATACTAATCGCGGCTACAAACAGGCCGGACATATTAGACCCTGCACTTTTGAGGCCGGGAAGATTTGACCGTCATATTACGGTTGACCGCCCTGATGTTAAGGGACGCGAGGAAATATTGAAGGTTCACATGAAGGATAAAGTTTTTGCTGACGATGTAGATACGGCGGTTCTTGCGCGGAGTACTCCCGGGCTTGTGGGTGCTGATCTCGAAAATCTCGTGAATGAGGGCGCGTTACTGGCGGCTCGCAGAGGCCACGAGAAAATCACAATGGAAGACCTTGAAGAGGGAATAGAGAGAGTCATGGCCGGGCCTGAGCGGAAAAGCAGAATCCTCAACGAGCGCGAACGGAAAATTATCGCATATCATGAAACGGGACATGCGATAGTCGCAAAAATTCTCCCCGGCTCTGACCCTGTTCACAAAATTTCAATCATCCCACGAGGCCACGCGGCTTTAGGCTACACATTGCAGGTGCCGGAGGAAGACAGATTCCTCATCTCAAAAAATGAACTCATGAACCGAATATCTATCCTCCTCAGCGGAAGAGTCAGCGAGGAAATTGTGTTCAATGACGTTACCAGCGGTGCGGCCAATGACCTTGAGAGAGCAACGCAGACAGCCCGCCAGATGGTTACTCAGTTAGGCATGAGCGAGACAATCGGACTGGTGAAACTCGGCAATAAGCGCGAGGAAATTTTCTTAGGGCGCGACATTTCGGAGGATCGGAATTACAGCGAGCAGATAGCGTATCAGATTGACAAGGAAGTGAAAGCAATAATCGATACATGCTACGAGACCGCAAAAGAAATTCTGACTTCACGCCGTGCATTGATGGACAAGATAGCCGGAGTCCTTCTTGAACGTGAAGTGATTGACGCGGAAGAGTTCGACAGGCTCATGAATGAGGAAACATCGCCGGACATACTCAGCAAGGAGGAAAATATCAGCCCCGCAAAAGATGATACCCCCTCCGATTCACCCTCACAGCCTCAGAATGTATCAGACAGCCCGGAAAAAGTATCAGACATTCCCGAAATCCCCGAAACTAGGGTAGACACACTCCCAAAAACGGGGCGGGATTTTATCGCATAG
- a CDS encoding ribose-phosphate pyrophosphokinase, whose translation MPRGNGLKIISGNAHPEFAQKVSEELGVPIADVKSFKFSDGETGIRFGESVRGADVFIIQPTCCPTNERIMNLLIMADAVKRASANYVNAVIPYFGYCRQDRKAKPREPITAKLVANLIMHGGIDRVITADLHAGQIQGFFDIPVDHLTAMNLFADYFREFLADDLKAGNVVVVSPDVGGVARARKFAVKLDVDIAIVDKRRSHDVANQSEVMDIVGNVKGRTAILVDDIIDTAGTICHAADGLMERGCKRVFACATHAVLSGKAMEYISESAIERLIFSDTIPLTEEKRTDKILQLSIAPAFAEAIRRVHEELPLSQMFE comes from the coding sequence ATGCCCAGAGGAAACGGCCTCAAAATCATATCAGGAAACGCGCACCCTGAGTTCGCGCAGAAAGTGAGCGAGGAACTTGGAGTCCCGATTGCGGACGTAAAGAGCTTCAAGTTTTCGGACGGCGAGACGGGAATCAGATTCGGCGAAAGCGTGAGGGGCGCGGATGTCTTCATCATACAGCCGACATGCTGCCCGACAAATGAGCGAATAATGAATTTGCTGATAATGGCGGACGCTGTGAAGAGGGCCTCGGCGAATTATGTGAACGCTGTTATTCCGTATTTCGGTTACTGTCGGCAGGACAGGAAAGCCAAGCCCAGAGAGCCAATTACGGCGAAACTTGTCGCGAATCTCATCATGCACGGAGGAATAGACCGTGTAATAACGGCGGATCTTCACGCGGGGCAGATACAGGGATTCTTTGACATACCTGTGGATCATCTGACGGCCATGAATCTTTTCGCGGATTACTTCCGGGAATTTCTTGCTGACGACCTGAAGGCGGGAAATGTCGTAGTAGTTTCGCCTGACGTGGGCGGAGTTGCGCGGGCGAGAAAATTTGCGGTGAAACTCGATGTTGATATAGCGATTGTGGACAAGAGACGCTCCCATGACGTTGCGAATCAGTCTGAGGTTATGGACATTGTCGGGAACGTGAAAGGACGCACGGCGATTCTTGTTGATGACATTATCGACACGGCCGGGACTATATGCCATGCCGCTGACGGATTGATGGAGCGCGGGTGCAAGAGGGTATTTGCGTGCGCGACACATGCGGTTCTTTCGGGGAAGGCGATGGAATACATCAGCGAGTCCGCGATAGAGAGGCTGATATTCTCTGACACGATACCATTGACGGAGGAGAAGAGGACGGACAAGATATTGCAGCTGTCGATAGCTCCTGCGTTTGCTGAGGCGATAAGGCGGGTGCATGAGGAGCTGCCGTTGAGTCAGATGTTTGAATGA
- a CDS encoding YbaK/EbsC family protein produces the protein MNPVERVRKALDEAGAEDIEIITADSTIFTVDDAAKAIGVTPGEILKSLILVADKTEPFLALMCGANKVDAKSAAKVIGHNRARMMPPEEVYSRYGYHVGGVPPLGYDEDLKVVVDADLFAHKTVWAAAGTDHAFFPVEPERLLALTNGIRADLKKQ, from the coding sequence ATGAATCCAGTTGAGAGAGTCCGAAAAGCATTGGACGAGGCCGGAGCAGAGGACATCGAGATAATCACGGCGGACAGTACAATATTCACCGTTGACGACGCAGCCAAAGCAATCGGGGTAACTCCGGGGGAAATCCTCAAGAGCCTTATACTTGTTGCGGACAAGACAGAGCCTTTCCTCGCGCTTATGTGCGGGGCGAACAAAGTCGACGCGAAATCAGCCGCAAAAGTTATCGGGCATAACCGCGCAAGAATGATGCCGCCGGAGGAAGTATATTCGCGTTACGGCTATCATGTCGGAGGTGTCCCGCCTTTGGGATATGACGAGGATTTGAAGGTTGTTGTTGACGCTGATTTGTTCGCGCACAAAACTGTATGGGCCGCCGCAGGTACAGATCATGCATTTTTTCCGGTTGAGCCTGAAAGACTGCTGGCACTCACTAACGGAATCCGCGCTGACCTGAAAAAGCAGTGA
- a CDS encoding TAXI family TRAP transporter solute-binding subunit yields the protein MRKIFAAFAVLMMFAGCAFADGMPGGTKLVFTTGGAQGTYYGFGGVLAGKVGEKTSTTITAITSGGSKANIEAMDNGDAQLGFVQSDVGAYAYKGTRLFEEKITNFSTVANLYMEQVQIVTLDPSIKTVADLKGKNVSVGAAGSGVYFNAVDVLEAYGLDVDKDIKPTYQSFGDSVEALQDGKIDAAFIVAGAPTTAVTSLAATKKVYLVGFDDEHVLALIAKSPYYSMNVIKKDVYGTDSDTVTVAVGAVVIARDDVSEADVYNFLCGVFDNKDEITKAHAKGAELDMTFAASYTAVPYHKGAVKYFGEHDIKVAGK from the coding sequence ATGAGGAAAATTTTTGCGGCGTTCGCAGTTCTGATGATGTTCGCGGGCTGTGCGTTTGCTGACGGTATGCCGGGCGGGACAAAACTTGTGTTCACGACCGGCGGCGCACAGGGAACGTATTACGGTTTCGGCGGAGTCCTTGCGGGCAAAGTCGGCGAGAAGACATCAACGACAATCACGGCAATAACTTCCGGTGGGTCAAAGGCTAATATCGAGGCTATGGACAACGGGGACGCGCAGTTAGGCTTTGTACAGTCAGACGTAGGAGCATACGCCTACAAGGGTACGCGCCTGTTCGAGGAGAAAATCACAAACTTCTCGACGGTGGCGAATCTCTACATGGAGCAGGTACAGATAGTAACGCTTGACCCGTCAATAAAGACAGTGGCCGATCTGAAGGGGAAAAATGTATCAGTCGGCGCGGCAGGGTCAGGGGTCTACTTCAACGCGGTAGATGTTCTTGAGGCGTACGGACTCGATGTCGACAAGGACATTAAGCCGACGTACCAGTCATTCGGCGACTCTGTTGAGGCACTGCAGGACGGGAAAATTGACGCGGCATTTATCGTAGCGGGTGCGCCAACGACAGCGGTAACCTCACTCGCGGCGACAAAGAAGGTCTACCTTGTCGGGTTCGATGATGAGCATGTACTCGCGCTTATCGCGAAATCGCCCTACTACAGCATGAACGTCATCAAGAAAGATGTTTACGGCACGGACAGCGACACAGTAACGGTAGCTGTCGGAGCTGTCGTAATCGCCCGTGATGATGTCTCAGAAGCTGACGTGTATAACTTCCTGTGCGGAGTGTTCGACAACAAGGACGAAATCACGAAGGCACACGCAAAGGGCGCGGAGCTTGATATGACATTCGCGGCATCGTATACGGCAGTCCCCTACCACAAAGGCGCGGTGAAATATTTCGGCGAGCATGACATCAAAGTAGCGGGGAAATAA
- a CDS encoding DNA-binding transcriptional regulator, with amino-acid sequence MTESQQNDLTLNLCRAFAVLNDPESVRAFLDDIASPGEIRAMSQRLEVARLLSESKTYPEIMRLTGAGTATISRVKRCIDYGPGGYKRVLRGE; translated from the coding sequence ATGACAGAGAGTCAGCAGAATGATTTAACGCTGAATTTGTGCCGGGCGTTTGCTGTGCTGAATGACCCTGAGAGCGTCCGCGCTTTTCTCGATGATATAGCCTCGCCGGGGGAAATCCGCGCAATGTCCCAACGCTTAGAGGTCGCAAGATTATTGAGCGAGTCGAAAACGTACCCTGAAATCATGAGGCTTACGGGTGCAGGTACAGCGACAATCAGCCGCGTGAAAAGGTGTATTGATTACGGGCCGGGTGGGTACAAGAGAGTTTTACGCGGGGAGTAA
- a CDS encoding TAXI family TRAP transporter solute-binding subunit, giving the protein MRKIFSLAVILALALSVPAFSADGGMPLSGPYKDGTQLIFATGGEQGEYFAFGTVLAEAVSRATTTQIRIATSSGAMTNVEAVYMNYANLAFTQTDVGFYASRGTRLFNTKMDNFSTVAVLYPEPVQIVTLNPKINSIEQLRGKTVSIGEEGSGTYFNAVDVFAAYGMDVDSDINPVYESFGNSVEALKAGQIDAAFIVAGTPTPAVSELAKAGKINLVSFDDRHIMDLIAKCPYYNKCDIAKSIYGTDEDEVTVAVNAVIVARDDVKANDVYNFMYGIFENIDGLKKVTPRANSLSLKKAAGYPAVPYHPGAVKYLGEKGILVSGKKK; this is encoded by the coding sequence ATGAGGAAAATATTTTCTCTTGCTGTAATTCTGGCACTGGCTCTCAGTGTCCCGGCTTTTTCTGCTGACGGCGGAATGCCCCTCAGCGGGCCGTACAAGGACGGTACACAGCTGATATTTGCGACAGGCGGCGAGCAGGGCGAGTATTTCGCATTCGGCACGGTGCTTGCGGAGGCAGTTAGCAGGGCGACAACAACGCAGATACGCATAGCCACATCAAGCGGTGCGATGACGAACGTTGAAGCGGTCTACATGAATTACGCCAATCTTGCCTTCACGCAGACAGACGTAGGATTTTACGCCTCACGCGGTACAAGGCTCTTCAATACGAAAATGGACAACTTCTCGACAGTCGCCGTGCTTTATCCTGAGCCGGTTCAGATAGTAACGCTCAATCCCAAAATCAACAGCATAGAACAACTCCGGGGCAAAACTGTTTCAATAGGCGAGGAAGGCTCCGGGACATACTTCAACGCGGTTGACGTTTTCGCGGCTTACGGGATGGACGTTGACTCGGACATCAATCCGGTGTATGAGTCATTCGGCAATTCTGTAGAAGCTCTCAAAGCCGGACAGATTGACGCGGCTTTTATCGTTGCCGGGACTCCGACTCCTGCTGTCAGCGAGCTTGCTAAAGCCGGAAAAATTAACCTCGTCAGCTTTGACGACAGGCACATCATGGACTTAATCGCCAAATGCCCCTACTACAACAAGTGCGATATAGCCAAGTCAATATACGGCACTGATGAGGATGAAGTTACGGTTGCGGTGAATGCGGTAATTGTCGCCCGTGATGACGTGAAAGCAAATGACGTGTACAACTTCATGTACGGGATATTCGAGAACATTGACGGCCTGAAGAAAGTTACGCCCCGCGCAAATTCTCTCAGCCTCAAGAAAGCGGCGGGCTATCCGGCAGTCCCCTATCACCCCGGCGCAGTGAAGTATCTCGGCGAAAAGGGAATCCTTGTGTCAGGCAAAAAGAAATAG